One window from the genome of [Mycobacterium] stephanolepidis encodes:
- a CDS encoding alpha/beta fold hydrolase produces the protein MSGLMSKAEVREIGVSETGFVRRPDPDGAAVAYRTYGRARPGVADVVLVHGSLQNSTVWSKHGYIAQLSQQYRVTTIDVRGHGASEKPDHPGGYAIASSARDVCAVMDHLGIHRTHYIGYSLGGRIGLTLAATAPERLTSLVVAGSSHRPQCGAVDVLIFPNAVRVVEESGLEAFVDGWEAHRGRQMGSGFRATIEALGQRGLAALLRQWDAEPGVAEDALLQIETPTLFFAGSEDPMRLAESREAAVRMPCAYFALLDGCNHGQTVTMRERILDRAEAFFRLSEFSDIEKLRVAG, from the coding sequence ATGTCCGGATTGATGTCGAAGGCCGAAGTACGCGAAATTGGGGTTTCGGAAACAGGTTTCGTGCGACGGCCCGACCCGGACGGTGCCGCGGTCGCCTACCGGACATATGGGCGTGCGCGGCCCGGTGTCGCCGACGTGGTGTTGGTGCACGGCAGCCTGCAGAACTCGACCGTGTGGTCCAAGCACGGCTACATCGCGCAGCTCTCTCAGCAGTACCGGGTGACCACCATCGACGTGCGTGGGCACGGCGCCAGCGAGAAGCCCGATCATCCCGGCGGATACGCCATCGCCTCGTCGGCACGGGATGTCTGCGCGGTCATGGACCATCTGGGCATTCATCGGACGCACTACATCGGCTACTCGCTGGGCGGGCGTATCGGGCTCACCCTTGCCGCCACCGCTCCCGAGCGGCTCACCTCACTGGTGGTGGCGGGGTCCTCGCACCGGCCACAGTGTGGTGCGGTGGACGTTTTGATCTTCCCCAACGCCGTTCGCGTGGTGGAGGAGTCCGGTCTGGAGGCGTTCGTCGACGGCTGGGAGGCACACCGCGGTCGGCAGATGGGCTCGGGATTCCGGGCGACCATCGAGGCCCTGGGCCAGCGTGGCCTGGCGGCCCTGCTGCGGCAGTGGGATGCCGAGCCGGGTGTCGCCGAGGACGCCTTGCTCCAAATCGAGACGCCCACACTGTTTTTCGCCGGGTCCGAAGACCCCATGCGACTGGCCGAGTCCCGGGAGGCGGCCGTCCGGATGCCGTGTGCCTACTTCGCCCTGCTGGACGGCTGCAACCACGGGCAGACGGTGACGATGCGCGAGCGCATTCTGGATCGCGCCGAGGCGTTCTTCCGGCTGTCTGAGTTCTCCGATATCGAGAAGCTGCGGGTGGCCGGGTGA
- a CDS encoding MAB_1171c family putative transporter yields the protein MTSVFEDSAAAYSIAAVFSFGAVVVVAAAMLRSRVRPPASVALLLSFLFKGIAVTLATPPLYEKFDNLVGVHNMGRLVLNLSGGMAWTACVLTVITFWGESGPRAVQRARLWVGMAVAIGAALVLCWFVAPTSELPQDFYASHGNKPAWVLYMLIYLITYGLGALLITVKCLQYARFHDVAWLRRSMLLTAAGAAMCLLFCIMRAHSAIYGMITNDSYSWQRLAPLAATIGQILIVVGLAGPSFSQLVASARQRIQAYRQHRQLEPLWTALYEGNAQIALAPPQAAIGDHNYRLYRRIVEIRDGLSAIGPYLTEDASTTSAARQIHSAIEQQRTAPQHDKTSGTKIIGERTGANRKEELSWLLDVARELQKINRQHTPATPAPDLVSSSYGQASS from the coding sequence GTGACCTCAGTTTTTGAAGACTCCGCCGCGGCGTATTCGATAGCGGCCGTCTTCAGCTTTGGTGCAGTGGTCGTGGTTGCCGCCGCGATGCTGCGTTCCCGGGTCCGTCCACCCGCGTCGGTGGCACTGTTGCTGTCATTCCTCTTCAAGGGGATTGCCGTCACGTTGGCGACTCCACCCCTGTACGAGAAGTTCGACAACTTGGTCGGCGTGCACAACATGGGCCGGCTCGTCTTGAACCTCTCGGGCGGCATGGCGTGGACCGCATGCGTTCTCACGGTCATCACCTTCTGGGGTGAATCCGGTCCACGTGCGGTGCAGCGCGCACGGCTCTGGGTCGGCATGGCAGTAGCCATCGGCGCCGCGCTGGTTCTCTGCTGGTTTGTGGCACCGACTTCCGAACTGCCACAGGACTTCTACGCCTCACACGGCAACAAGCCGGCCTGGGTGCTCTACATGCTGATCTATCTGATCACCTACGGCCTGGGCGCACTCCTGATCACCGTCAAATGCCTGCAGTACGCCCGTTTTCACGATGTGGCGTGGCTGCGACGCAGCATGCTGCTCACCGCGGCAGGAGCCGCCATGTGCCTGTTGTTCTGCATCATGCGGGCACACTCGGCCATCTACGGCATGATCACCAACGACAGCTACTCCTGGCAGCGTCTGGCCCCGCTGGCCGCCACCATCGGGCAGATCCTCATCGTGGTAGGCCTTGCCGGACCGTCCTTCTCACAGCTGGTCGCCTCGGCACGCCAACGCATCCAGGCCTACCGGCAGCACCGTCAACTCGAACCGCTGTGGACCGCGCTGTATGAGGGCAACGCCCAGATCGCACTGGCACCGCCGCAGGCCGCCATCGGTGATCACAACTACCGGCTCTACCGCAGAATCGTCGAGATTCGCGACGGCCTGAGCGCCATCGGCCCCTACCTCACCGAAGACGCGTCCACCACATCAGCGGCGCGCCAGATTCATTCGGCCATCGAACAACAGCGCACCGCACCGCAGCACGACAAGACCTCCGGCACCAAGATCATCGGCGAACGTACGGGCGCCAACCGCAAGGAAGAACTGAGCTGGCTCCTGGACGTCGCCCGGGAGCTGCAGAAGATCAACCGCCAACACACGCCTGCGACGCCGGCGCCGGACTTGGTTTCTTCGTCGTACGGGCAGGCGAGTTCGTAA
- a CDS encoding transcriptional regulator, whose translation MATTSPPQVSLQDAKAADANLADRINALFQSHRRPDGRMWTNDEVANGIKKAHPGIKVGGAYLSALRTGKRARPAIDLLGALADFFRVPLSVLIDPERTYSLDERLGALDETTRDEVELIALRAIGLNKQSLETVAAVLDHVRALQGLPTVDNSVSNGQ comes from the coding sequence ATGGCCACTACGAGCCCGCCGCAGGTGTCCCTTCAGGACGCCAAAGCCGCCGACGCGAACCTTGCTGATCGCATCAATGCGCTCTTCCAGTCGCATCGTCGTCCCGACGGCCGGATGTGGACCAATGATGAGGTCGCCAACGGCATCAAGAAGGCTCACCCCGGCATCAAGGTCGGCGGTGCCTACCTCTCGGCGCTGCGCACCGGTAAGCGCGCCCGTCCCGCCATCGACCTGCTCGGCGCGCTGGCCGATTTCTTCCGCGTTCCGCTCTCGGTGCTCATCGACCCCGAGCGCACCTACTCGCTCGACGAGCGTCTGGGTGCGCTGGATGAGACCACGCGGGACGAGGTGGAGCTGATCGCGTTGCGCGCGATCGGTCTGAACAAGCAGAGCCTGGAAACAGTCGCCGCGGTACTCGATCACGTGCGCGCGTTGCAGGGCCTGCCGACGGTGGACAACTCGGTCAGCAACGGGCAGTAA
- a CDS encoding ImmA/IrrE family metallo-endopeptidase, which produces MPKMRCVTTDLRSTRELQAIHKQCTRKLADLGLDTLTTVEDIRARASELSERDIQLVPYALSGSGVHGLLVRTDATDYVVYDSDTTTMHREHIILHELSHVMCGHTSSSKRELAEVLCRETYLDDQEVEAEMLASMMGQRVSPDSHRPIPVTNANLRRILASLVLEGSPAAP; this is translated from the coding sequence ATGCCGAAGATGCGTTGTGTCACAACCGATCTACGATCGACTCGCGAACTTCAGGCCATCCACAAGCAGTGCACCCGCAAGCTGGCGGATCTGGGCCTGGACACGCTCACTACGGTCGAGGACATCCGCGCCCGCGCCAGTGAACTCAGCGAGCGCGATATCCAGTTGGTGCCCTACGCGCTCTCCGGCAGCGGAGTGCACGGCCTGCTGGTCCGCACCGATGCCACCGATTACGTGGTGTACGACAGCGATACCACCACCATGCATCGCGAGCACATCATCCTGCACGAGCTGAGCCATGTGATGTGTGGACACACCAGTTCAAGCAAGCGCGAACTGGCCGAAGTCCTGTGTCGCGAGACCTATCTCGACGACCAGGAGGTCGAGGCAGAAATGCTCGCCTCCATGATGGGGCAGCGCGTCAGTCCCGACAGCCACCGCCCCATCCCCGTCACGAACGCCAACCTCCGGCGCATCCTGGCATCACTCGTGCTGGAAGGCTCACCGGCGGCACCGTGA
- a CDS encoding FtsB family cell division protein translates to MQKVVRGPAGSGPAAPAKAAKTGGATGAVAASIERSAEHQSEQRLGSTARRAAVLAAVVCALTLTVAGPVRTYFSQQAERNQLAAAEAQLRDQIAGLEDKKRRLADPAYIAAQARERLGFVMPGEVPFQVQLPNTPVDAKPQGQGPVDNGNPWYTNLWHNIADSPTAIPAAPVPIP, encoded by the coding sequence GTGCAGAAGGTCGTCCGAGGCCCCGCCGGCAGCGGTCCGGCGGCTCCTGCCAAGGCTGCCAAGACGGGCGGGGCTACCGGCGCGGTGGCTGCCTCGATCGAACGCAGTGCCGAGCACCAGTCCGAGCAGCGCCTGGGGTCCACCGCACGCCGGGCCGCCGTCCTGGCCGCCGTGGTGTGTGCCCTGACCCTGACCGTGGCCGGTCCGGTGCGCACCTACTTCTCGCAACAGGCCGAACGGAACCAGCTTGCGGCGGCGGAGGCTCAGCTGCGGGACCAGATCGCCGGGCTCGAGGACAAGAAGCGTCGGCTGGCGGACCCGGCCTACATCGCCGCTCAGGCGCGTGAGCGCCTGGGGTTCGTGATGCCGGGTGAGGTGCCGTTCCAGGTGCAGTTGCCGAATACTCCCGTCGATGCCAAGCCGCAGGGCCAGGGGCCGGTGGACAACGGCAACCCGTGGTACACCAACCTGTGGCACAACATCGCCGACTCGCCCACGGCCATACCAGCCGCCCCGGTGCCGATCCCGTGA
- a CDS encoding Ppx/GppA phosphatase family protein — protein MTALRVGAVDCGTNSIRLLVSDVDDAGRLTDVHREMRIVRLGQGVDATGEFAPEAIARTRVALGAYTELMGSLGVQRVRMVATSAARDVTNREAFFAMTAELLGSVVPGAVAEVITGTEEAGLSFAGAVGELDSAAGPYVVVDLGGGSTETVIGDADGVTASFSADIGCVRLTERCLHSDPPTDDEIEAARDAVRAQLARTFEVVPVQGARTWVGVAGTFTTLAALAHRLDAYDPAAIHLSRVPLGRLSEVTSELIAMPRAQRAALGPMHEGRVDVIGGGSIVVQELAREFSARAGITELVVSEHDILDGIAMSLRR, from the coding sequence GTGACAGCCCTTCGGGTTGGCGCCGTGGATTGCGGTACCAACTCGATCCGTCTGCTGGTCTCGGATGTCGACGACGCCGGACGGCTGACCGATGTGCACCGCGAGATGCGGATTGTGCGGCTGGGACAGGGTGTGGACGCGACGGGAGAGTTCGCCCCGGAGGCCATCGCGCGCACCCGGGTCGCGCTCGGGGCGTACACGGAATTGATGGGCTCCCTTGGGGTGCAGCGTGTGCGCATGGTGGCCACCTCGGCCGCGCGTGACGTCACGAACCGCGAGGCATTCTTTGCGATGACCGCTGAGTTGCTCGGATCCGTCGTCCCAGGGGCGGTGGCGGAGGTGATCACGGGCACCGAGGAGGCCGGGCTGTCGTTTGCCGGCGCGGTAGGCGAGTTGGACTCGGCGGCGGGACCATATGTCGTGGTGGACCTCGGCGGGGGATCGACCGAGACGGTGATCGGTGATGCCGACGGGGTGACGGCCAGTTTCTCGGCCGATATCGGATGCGTACGGCTCACCGAGCGGTGCCTGCATTCGGATCCGCCCACCGACGACGAGATCGAGGCCGCACGCGATGCGGTGCGTGCGCAGCTGGCCCGCACCTTCGAGGTGGTGCCGGTTCAGGGCGCGCGAACCTGGGTGGGGGTCGCGGGCACCTTCACCACGCTGGCGGCGCTGGCGCACCGGCTGGACGCCTACGATCCCGCGGCGATCCATCTGTCGCGGGTGCCGTTGGGGCGTCTGTCCGAGGTGACGTCCGAGTTGATCGCGATGCCGCGCGCACAGCGGGCCGCCCTGGGGCCGATGCATGAGGGACGCGTCGACGTCATCGGTGGTGGATCGATCGTCGTGCAGGAACTGGCGCGAGAGTTTTCCGCCCGCGCCGGCATCACCGAGCTGGTAGTCAGCGAGCACGACATCCTCGACGGCATCGCAATGTCCTTGCGCAGGTAA
- a CDS encoding DUF501 domain-containing protein, which translates to MISDDDIAAVTRQLGRAPRGMLEVSYRCPNGEPAVVKTAPRLPDGTPFPTLYYLTHPALTAAASRLESGGLMRDMTDRLASDEDLAAAYQRAHESYLAERDAIEPLGTTVTAGGMPDRVKCLHVLIGHSLAVGPGVNPLGDEAIRELLGTMPGVLPEVW; encoded by the coding sequence GTGATCTCCGACGACGATATCGCCGCGGTCACAAGGCAATTGGGTCGCGCGCCGCGAGGCATGCTGGAGGTCTCCTACCGTTGCCCCAACGGGGAACCCGCCGTCGTCAAGACCGCTCCGCGGCTACCCGACGGCACACCGTTTCCCACGCTCTACTACCTGACGCACCCGGCTCTTACGGCCGCGGCGAGCCGTCTGGAGTCCGGCGGGCTGATGCGCGATATGACCGATCGCCTTGCCTCCGATGAGGATCTGGCCGCCGCGTATCAGCGCGCCCATGAGAGCTACCTCGCCGAGCGTGACGCGATCGAGCCGCTCGGCACCACGGTGACCGCGGGCGGAATGCCCGACAGGGTGAAGTGTCTGCATGTGCTGATCGGACATTCACTTGCGGTGGGGCCGGGAGTCAATCCCTTGGGGGATGAGGCGATTCGAGAGCTGCTGGGCACCATGCCGGGCGTGCTGCCGGAGGTCTGGTGA
- a CDS encoding sulfite exporter TauE/SafE family protein — translation MTGDSGPRPSLATLARIGVLGGMSGGLLGGGTGVITVPSLARATTLSRAVIHGTSTLPNVSAVIAGSTVYALHGAKVDLVAGAGLMAGGVIGAVVGAKLVSRIPEWILKALFVFVLLATALKLLLSAAGIDPSAGEALLPDAVLAHVPSVIAIGAVVGFLVGAWSAALGLGGGLLTVPAMLGLFGSDLHVAEGTSLMVMLPNALVAATTYLRQGTADAPIGFRLAAFALPGTVIGALLALALNARWLALVFGSYLVFIAVREIVRVFTNSPARTTKKPSPAPASQACVGG, via the coding sequence GTGACCGGAGATTCCGGGCCGCGCCCGAGCCTGGCGACGCTTGCCCGCATCGGTGTGCTCGGCGGCATGTCGGGCGGGCTGCTGGGCGGTGGCACCGGGGTGATCACCGTGCCCTCGCTGGCTCGGGCGACCACGTTGAGCCGGGCCGTCATTCACGGCACCTCGACGCTGCCGAACGTCTCTGCTGTGATCGCGGGCAGCACCGTCTACGCGCTGCACGGGGCGAAGGTGGATCTGGTGGCGGGCGCCGGACTGATGGCGGGCGGCGTGATCGGCGCGGTGGTGGGGGCCAAGCTGGTGTCTCGCATCCCCGAGTGGATCCTCAAGGCGCTGTTCGTCTTTGTGCTGCTGGCCACCGCGCTCAAACTGCTGCTCAGTGCCGCCGGCATCGACCCCTCGGCGGGTGAGGCGCTGCTTCCCGATGCTGTGCTCGCCCATGTGCCATCGGTCATCGCTATCGGTGCTGTCGTTGGTTTCCTGGTCGGCGCGTGGTCGGCCGCACTGGGTCTTGGCGGTGGGCTGCTGACGGTTCCGGCGATGCTGGGGCTGTTCGGTTCCGATCTGCACGTGGCAGAGGGCACCTCGTTGATGGTGATGCTGCCCAACGCGCTGGTCGCTGCGACCACATATCTGCGTCAGGGTACCGCTGATGCTCCGATCGGCTTCCGGCTGGCGGCATTCGCGTTGCCGGGCACCGTCATCGGGGCGCTGTTGGCGCTCGCCCTGAACGCGCGCTGGCTGGCGCTGGTGTTCGGGTCTTATCTGGTGTTCATCGCCGTGCGCGAGATCGTGCGGGTGTTTACGAACTCGCCTGCCCGTACGACGAAGAAACCAAGTCCGGCGCCGGCGTCGCAGGCGTGTGTTGGCGGTTGA